In one window of Hypanus sabinus isolate sHypSab1 unplaced genomic scaffold, sHypSab1.hap1 scaffold_47, whole genome shotgun sequence DNA:
- the LOC132389058 gene encoding zinc finger protein 229-like, with protein sequence MAHQRVHTREWPFTCSDSGKGFTRSSDVMAHQRVHTGERPFICSDCGKGFISPSKLKIHQRVHTGERPFTCSDCGKGFTQSSYLLVHQSVHTGERAFTCSECGKGFTQSSTLMAHQRVHSGERLFTCSDCGRGFTRSYKLKVHQRVHTGERPFTCSDCGKGFTQSSLLKLHQRVHTGEQPFFCSDCGKGFTCSSQLKVHQRVHTGERPFTCSVCGKGFTLSPHLLRHQLVHTGEWPFTCSLCGKGFTESSFLQRHQSVHTGKWRFTCSDCGKGFNWSSHLLSHQSAHTGKGLFTCSVCGKGFISSSQLKIHQRFHTGERPFSCTDCGKGFTMSSHLKVHQRVHTGERPFTCSDCGKGFTSSSQLKVHHRVHTGERPFTCSDCGKGFTRTYQLQRHQRVHTG encoded by the coding sequence atggctcaccagcgagttcacaccagggagtggccgttcacctgctcagactctgggaaaggattcactcggtcatctgacgtaatggctcaccagcgagttcacactggggagaggccgttcatctgctcagactgtgggaagggattcatttcgccatctaaactgaagatacatcagagagttcacactggagagaggccattcacctgctcagattgtgggaagggattcactcagtcatcctacctactggtacaccagtcagttcacactggggaaagggcgttcacttgctcagagtgtgggaaaggatttactcaatcatccaccctgatggctcaccagcgagttcatagTGGGGagcggctgttcacctgctcggactgtgggagggggttcACTCGGTCatataaactgaaggtacatcagcgagttcacactggagagaggccattcacctgctcggactgtgggaagggattcactcagtcatctctactgaagttacatcagcgagttcacactggggagcagccgttcttctgctcagactgtgggaagggattcacttgctcatctcaactgaaggtacatcagcgagttcatactggggagaggccgttcacctgttcagtctgtgggaagggattcactttgtcacctcacctactgagacaccagttagttcatactggggagtggccattcacttgctcactctgtggaaagggattcactgaatcatctttcctgcagagacaccagtcagttcacactggcaaGTGgcggttcacctgctcagactgtgggaagggattcaattgGTCATCTCACCTGCTGTCACACCAGTCAGCCCATACAGGGAAagggctgttcacctgctcagtctgtgggaagggtttcatttcatcatctcaactgaagatacatcagcgatttcacaccggggagaggcctttctcctgcacagactgtgggaagggattcactatgtcatctcatctgaaggtacatcagagagttcacactggggagaggccattcacctgctcagactgtgggaagggattcacttcgtcatctcaactgaaggtacatcatagagttcacactggggagaggccgttcacctgctcagactgtgggaagggattcactcggacatatcaactacagagacaccagcgagttcacactgggtag